A genome region from Chlorobaculum tepidum TLS includes the following:
- a CDS encoding addiction module protein yields MNDALRLTPVERAEMIERLFQSFDNHRKAEIDAAWAAEFESRLDAYKEGKIKASPVEEVMARINKR; encoded by the coding sequence ATGAACGATGCCCTCAGACTAACCCCTGTTGAAAGGGCAGAAATGATTGAGCGACTCTTTCAGAGTTTCGACAATCATCGCAAAGCCGAGATCGATGCTGCGTGGGCTGCTGAATTCGAGTCGAGGCTCGACGCTTACAAAGAAGGCAAAATCAAAGCATCGCCGGTCGAAGAGGTAATGGCAAGAATCAACAAAAGATGA
- a CDS encoding DUF4136 domain-containing protein codes for MRTRFWIFSMIALLTLAGCSNYRVVSDYDRTIPFERYKTYRWSDKGSAGISDDILANNPLIYKNIKSVVDRELATKGFVLKASGPVDFTVFPHARVRERVVIEPSGFFGYGCGYCPGWGWRSYPPYWYDPYPYPVFSHYEEGTLIIDIIDSRSGEVAWAGIARGILKDYDSSVQMNRDLDEVLTKIMAQFPPMVK; via the coding sequence ATGAGAACACGTTTCTGGATTTTTTCGATGATCGCCCTGCTGACGCTTGCGGGGTGTTCTAACTACCGGGTCGTCAGCGACTACGACCGCACCATTCCCTTCGAGCGCTACAAAACCTACCGATGGAGCGATAAAGGCAGCGCTGGAATCAGCGACGACATTCTTGCCAACAATCCGCTGATCTACAAAAACATTAAATCAGTGGTTGATCGTGAACTGGCCACCAAAGGCTTCGTGCTGAAAGCATCCGGCCCAGTCGATTTCACGGTCTTTCCTCACGCACGAGTCCGCGAGCGGGTGGTTATCGAGCCGAGCGGCTTCTTCGGTTACGGCTGCGGCTACTGCCCCGGCTGGGGATGGCGCAGCTACCCGCCCTACTGGTACGATCCCTACCCGTACCCGGTGTTCAGCCACTATGAAGAGGGCACGCTCATCATCGACATTATCGATTCCAGAAGCGGCGAAGTGGCTTGGGCCGGCATCGCGCGAGGCATCCTGAAAGACTACGATTCATCCGTGCAGATGAACCGCGACCTCGACGAAGTGCTCACAAAAATCATGGCCCAGTTTCCGCCGATGGTGAAATAA